A DNA window from Bacteroides cellulosilyticus contains the following coding sequences:
- a CDS encoding tyrosine-type recombinase/integrase — MSLKYSSTTADYLVWSDAMNLIRKLAKDGNYKISLLIALGCFTGLRISDILALRWKQILNTSEFTVIEKKTNKVRTIRINAQLGQHIKECYEQIKPIGTNAPILVSQKGTVFTIQRINVILKEVKKKYKLKIKNFSCHSLRKTFGRQVYNMNSDNSELALVKLMELFNHSSVTITKRYLGLRQEELLNTYDCLSF; from the coding sequence ATGAGTTTAAAATATTCAAGCACTACAGCAGATTATCTAGTTTGGTCTGATGCAATGAACTTAATAAGAAAATTGGCTAAAGATGGGAATTATAAAATTTCACTTCTTATAGCTTTGGGGTGTTTCACTGGTTTAAGAATATCTGATATTTTAGCTTTGAGATGGAAACAGATATTAAATACCAGTGAATTTACAGTAATAGAGAAAAAGACAAATAAGGTGAGAACTATTAGAATAAATGCCCAACTTGGGCAGCACATTAAAGAATGTTATGAACAGATAAAGCCTATAGGAACTAATGCACCTATTTTAGTGAGCCAAAAAGGAACTGTTTTCACTATCCAAAGAATCAATGTGATACTAAAAGAGGTGAAAAAGAAGTATAAATTAAAGATTAAGAACTTTAGCTGTCATTCCCTTAGAAAGACTTTTGGCAGACAAGTTTATAATATGAACAGTGATAATTCAGAACTTGCCTTAGTTAAACTGATGGAGCTGTTTAATCATAGTTCTGTAACCATAACTAAAAGATACTTAGGGCTTAGGCAGGAAGAACTACTAAATACTTATGACTGTCTAAGTTTCTAA
- a CDS encoding DUF3871 family protein, which produces MRNLVIMPTEKRTLNLGEFAEEATIIVEETAKPSITFLEANTDSITLEELANKCVVPTWANQELTIAHQDFISCVHEAASTFYAGEKVSFPEIRVSHIVRGRIPSALGKKASELLECEKTQFYQRLAFAFTVPTIFETIRGQKLELCIGGVRNYSDLNLYRSSKGLEKFSIFTGWRMKICSNQILTGEGVRFNMEVTNINELYRNVLELLNSFNAAKEIHLMQTLSDTYLSETQFAQVVGRMRMYQALSPARQKAIPRLLITDSQINSVCRDYYTNEVFGVKDNAISLFDFHNLLTQSNKNSYIDSYLQRGVNATEVSVGLNNVLQGLDNKYSWFLG; this is translated from the coding sequence ATGAGAAATTTAGTTATCATGCCAACAGAGAAAAGAACTTTGAATTTAGGTGAGTTTGCAGAAGAAGCAACTATAATTGTGGAAGAAACTGCAAAACCAAGCATTACTTTCTTGGAAGCAAATACAGATTCTATCACACTGGAAGAACTTGCAAACAAATGTGTTGTGCCTACTTGGGCAAACCAAGAATTAACCATTGCACACCAAGACTTTATTTCTTGTGTGCATGAAGCTGCAAGTACATTCTATGCAGGTGAAAAGGTGAGCTTTCCAGAAATAAGAGTTTCACATATAGTACGTGGTAGAATACCGTCTGCACTAGGCAAGAAAGCAAGTGAACTGTTAGAATGTGAAAAGACACAATTCTATCAAAGACTTGCATTTGCTTTTACTGTTCCAACCATTTTTGAAACAATAAGAGGGCAAAAACTTGAATTGTGCATAGGTGGGGTAAGAAATTACAGTGACTTGAATCTGTACCGTTCTTCCAAAGGCTTAGAAAAGTTCTCTATCTTTACTGGTTGGAGAATGAAAATTTGTTCTAATCAGATTCTTACTGGTGAGGGTGTGAGGTTCAACATGGAAGTAACCAATATCAATGAGCTTTACAGAAATGTACTGGAATTGCTTAACAGCTTCAATGCAGCCAAAGAAATACATTTGATGCAAACACTATCAGATACTTATCTGTCTGAAACACAGTTTGCACAAGTGGTAGGCAGAATGAGAATGTATCAAGCACTTTCACCAGCAAGACAGAAAGCAATACCAAGACTTCTAATCACTGACAGCCAAATAAATAGTGTGTGCCGTGATTATTACACAAATGAAGTGTTCGGAGTGAAAGACAATGCCATATCTCTTTTTGATTTTCACAATTTACTCACACAGTCAAACAAAAATAGCTACATAGACAGCTATTTACAACGTGGGGTAAATGCTACAGAGGTAAGTGTTGGATTAAACAATGTATTACAAGGACTGGATAATAAATATTCTTGGTTCTTGGGCTAA
- a CDS encoding helix-turn-helix domain-containing protein: protein MKTLTDTEYIHMLIAEGEHQRQDFKFEISDARKIAKTLSAFANTDGGRLLIGVKDNGKIAGVRSDEEQYMIEAAAQMYCQPEVNYTMQTFQAEGRSVLVVQIEESLQKPVYAKDETGKPLAYLRIKDENILATPVHLRVWQQSGSPRGELITYTEREQLLLDLLEENDSLSLNRYCRLARLSRRAAEHLLAKFIRFDIVEPVFEGHKFHFRLK, encoded by the coding sequence ATGAAAACCCTTACAGATACGGAATACATACACATGCTCATAGCCGAAGGCGAACACCAAAGGCAGGACTTTAAGTTTGAGATTTCCGATGCCCGTAAGATCGCAAAAACGCTCTCCGCCTTTGCCAATACAGACGGCGGGCGGTTGCTGATCGGAGTTAAAGATAACGGAAAGATCGCCGGAGTTCGCTCTGACGAGGAACAATATATGATAGAGGCGGCAGCGCAAATGTACTGTCAGCCGGAAGTGAACTATACCATGCAGACCTTTCAGGCGGAAGGACGCAGCGTGCTGGTAGTGCAGATTGAGGAAAGTCTGCAAAAACCCGTATATGCCAAGGATGAAACAGGAAAACCGCTGGCTTATCTGCGCATCAAGGATGAGAATATACTCGCCACACCGGTGCATCTGCGTGTATGGCAGCAAAGTGGTAGTCCGCGGGGAGAACTAATAACTTATACAGAGCGCGAACAGTTATTGCTTGACTTGTTGGAAGAAAATGACAGTCTATCGCTGAACAGGTATTGCAGGCTGGCACGCCTTTCCCGACGTGCAGCGGAACATTTACTTGCCAAGTTCATCCGGTTTGATATTGTAGAACCGGTATTTGAAGGTCATAAGTTTCACTTCAGGCTAAAGTAA
- a CDS encoding Txe/YoeB family addiction module toxin: protein MKYIIEFEAKAIEDLAKLKKSGNKALITKIERLLLEIAEHPTVGTGQVEALKGTLSGYWSRRIDKFNRIIYTIEEEIVTVTIISAKGHYGDK from the coding sequence ATGAAATATATCATAGAGTTTGAAGCCAAGGCTATAGAAGATTTAGCTAAACTGAAGAAATCGGGAAATAAAGCATTAATTACTAAAATTGAAAGATTACTTTTGGAAATAGCAGAACACCCTACTGTGGGAACTGGACAAGTGGAAGCATTGAAAGGCACTCTATCCGGTTATTGGAGCAGGAGAATTGATAAGTTTAATCGTATTATTTATACCATTGAAGAAGAAATTGTGACAGTTACAATAATTTCGGCTAAAGGGCACTATGGTGATAAGTGA
- a CDS encoding MarR family transcriptional regulator encodes MNYKTSIADNVTEKEISEKLGIPLSTVKRSVSRIKNNKNLIDKVISNNVIAERSYKTYNKYYMAKCNENFFYIYNSFFNNDMNIAEASERINVKNFLLKIKAICKKETNKYISESPYLDGLNKTELSKKLGIDAKTLNNYLEMAVNAGQIKYITNGLLILNKSIIPDFKKDDTDTRIYHIIYDWCIDNGVVPPDRNDETTVMANGSIRRRNSLLVEIAGKLGYMKDEDIRSLLTNRITSEEITLEYIAKVLNINNKKKEEIEYSVILD; translated from the coding sequence ATGAATTATAAAACTTCCATTGCAGATAATGTTACAGAAAAGGAGATTTCCGAAAAATTAGGCATACCATTAAGCACTGTAAAAAGAAGCGTTTCAAGGATAAAGAATAATAAGAATCTTATTGATAAAGTGATAAGTAACAATGTAATAGCAGAGAGAAGCTACAAAACGTACAACAAATATTATATGGCAAAATGTAATGAGAACTTCTTCTATATTTATAACAGTTTCTTTAATAATGATATGAACATTGCAGAAGCCAGTGAGAGAATCAACGTAAAGAACTTCTTACTTAAAATAAAGGCAATATGTAAAAAGGAAACGAACAAGTATATAAGTGAAAGTCCGTATCTGGACGGACTTAACAAAACGGAACTGTCTAAGAAACTGGGCATTGATGCAAAGACATTAAATAACTATCTGGAAATGGCAGTCAATGCAGGACAGATAAAATATATAACTAATGGTTTGCTGATACTGAACAAGTCCATTATTCCAGATTTTAAGAAAGATGATACAGATACAAGAATCTATCATATTATTTATGACTGGTGTATTGATAACGGTGTTGTTCCACCAGACAGAAATGATGAAACAACAGTAATGGCAAATGGCAGTATCAGAAGAAGAAACAGCTTACTTGTTGAAATAGCTGGAAAGCTAGGTTATATGAAAGATGAAGATATTAGGAGTTTACTAACTAATAGAATAACTTCCGAAGAAATAACATTGGAATATATAGCTAAAGTACTGAATATAAATAACAAGAAGAAAGAAGAGATAGAGTATTCCGTCATACTTGACTAA
- a CDS encoding leucine-rich repeat domain-containing protein, whose translation MKTFRLIGMALIAILVSVNFASCSSDDEEDEEYTQWNPEDYDVITNNMAFTITNEGAILESANPNLAGHIEIPKEVYYEGTKTSYPVIAIYYAMNNCTKITSVSIPNTVETIGDDAFRDCTNLNNVVIPNSVLYIRSGAFGNCSSLTSVNIPNSVISIAGAFSGCTNLTKINISNGVKYMQAAFAGCTSLTSFTVPNSVEDIGNCFEGCTNLTSVVLPQNEKFTALLGGAFANCKSLSTITIPSSIKRIYKGAFEGCEKLSSVRCLATTAPEPREQDYNFYNYFFTVTDILYIPKGSMDSYKNTYPWSEFKKIVEE comes from the coding sequence ATGAAAACATTTAGATTAATCGGAATGGCTTTAATAGCTATCCTTGTTAGCGTAAACTTTGCTTCTTGCAGTAGTGATGATGAAGAAGATGAAGAATATACTCAATGGAATCCAGAAGATTATGATGTTATTACAAATAATATGGCATTTACCATAACCAATGAAGGGGCTATATTAGAGAGTGCCAATCCGAATTTAGCAGGACATATAGAAATACCAAAAGAAGTGTACTATGAAGGAACTAAGACCTCATACCCAGTAATCGCTATTTACTACGCAATGAATAACTGTACTAAAATAACTTCTGTCTCAATTCCAAATACAGTAGAAACTATTGGTGATGATGCGTTTAGAGACTGTACAAATCTCAACAATGTAGTTATACCTAATAGTGTACTATATATAAGAAGCGGAGCCTTTGGCAATTGCAGCAGTCTTACTTCTGTTAATATTCCTAATAGTGTAATAAGCATAGCAGGAGCTTTTTCTGGCTGTACCAATCTTACTAAGATTAACATTTCCAACGGTGTAAAATATATGCAGGCAGCCTTTGCTGGTTGCACTAGCCTCACTTCATTTACAGTACCTAATTCTGTTGAGGATATTGGAAATTGTTTTGAAGGTTGCACAAATTTGACTTCTGTGGTCTTACCTCAAAACGAAAAATTTACGGCATTACTTGGAGGGGCTTTTGCTAATTGTAAATCATTATCAACTATCACAATACCAAGTAGCATAAAACGCATATATAAAGGAGCATTTGAGGGGTGTGAAAAATTATCTTCTGTGCGTTGTTTAGCCACTACAGCTCCAGAACCACGTGAGCAAGACTATAATTTTTATAATTACTTTTTTACGGTTACTGATATACTTTATATACCCAAAGGAAGCATGGATAGTTATAAAAACACATACCCATGGAGTGAATTTAAAAAAATAGTAGAAGAGTAG
- a CDS encoding histone H1: protein MKELVEKVAELYAAFEKDAKAQIENGNKAAGTRARKASLEIEKSMKAFRKASLEAAK from the coding sequence ATGAAAGAATTAGTTGAAAAAGTTGCTGAATTGTATGCAGCATTCGAGAAAGATGCAAAAGCTCAGATTGAAAATGGTAACAAAGCTGCCGGTACTCGTGCACGTAAGGCTTCTTTGGAAATCGAAAAATCAATGAAAGCATTCCGCAAAGCATCTTTGGAAGCTGCTAAATAA